The Molothrus ater isolate BHLD 08-10-18 breed brown headed cowbird chromosome 1, BPBGC_Mater_1.1, whole genome shotgun sequence genome includes a window with the following:
- the EXOC3 gene encoding exocyst complex component 3, protein MEETDREAVATAVQRVAGMLQRPDQLDKVEQYRRREARKKASVEARLKAAIQSQLDGVRTGLSQLHNALNDVKDIQQSLIDVNKDWRQSINTIENLKDVKDAVVQHSQLAAAVENLKNIFSVPEIVRETHDLIERGELLQAHRKLMDLECSRDDLMYEQYRMDSKNTHDMNLIHTYFGDMQKLSEELAKQLWMVVQRSLVTVRRDPTLLVSVVRIIEREEKIDRRMLDRKKQTGFIPPGRPKKWKEKMFNILERTVSTRIEGTQADTRESDKMWLVRHLEIIRKYVLDDLLVAKTLLDQCFPPHYDIFNRLLNMYHQALATRMQELAAEDLEANEIVSLLSWVLNTYTSAEMMGNSELSPEVDVNSLDALISQNVVDQLLSKYMSTLTSNIIGWLRKALETDKKDWIKETEPEADQDGYYQTTLPAIVFQMFEQNLQVAAQINEDLKTKVLILCLQQMNSFLTRYKDEAQLYKEDHLKNRQYPQCYVQYMIAVINNCQTFKESIISLKRKYLKSDMEDTLSISHANMDATLDIIAKEGCSSLLDEVFMDLEPHLNELMTKKWLMGSNAVGTICVTVEDYFNDFARIKKPYKKTMTLEAHRRVVVEYIRAIMLKRISFKNAEERKEGAERMIKEAEQFRFLFKKLAAGSGEDTEGLCDIIEAIAEVIKLTDPSLLYLEVSTLVSKYPDIRDDHIAALLTVRGDASRDMKQTIIETLDQGPSQPNPNYVPIFKEITVPTLTVPKLLK, encoded by the exons ATGGAGGAAACGGATAGGGAAGCAGTTGCAACAGCGGTTCAGAGAGTTGCAGGAATGCTTCAGCGTCCTGATCAGCTGGATAAAGTGGAACAGTATCGCAGAAGAGAAGCTCGTAAGAAGGCTTCAGTAGAAGCTCGACTCAAG GCAGCAATACAGTCACAGTTAGATGGAGTACGAACAGGTTTAAGCCAACTGCACAATGCACTGAATGATGTGAAGGACATTCAGCAGTCTTTGATAGATGTCAATAAGGACTGGAGACAGAGCATCAACACTATAGAAAACCTCAAGGATGTTAAGGATGCTGTAGTGCAACACAGCCAACTGGCAGCTGCTGTAGAAAATCtcaagaatatattttcag TTCCAGAGATAGTCAGGGAGACCCACGACCTGATTGAGCGAGGGGAACTTCTGCAGGCTCACCGGAAACTGATGGATTTGGAGTGTTCTCGTGATGACCTGATGTATGAGCAGTACCGCATGGACAGCAAAAACACACATGACATGAACCTCATCCACACATACTTTGGGGATATGCAGAAACTGTCTGAGGAATTGGCAAAGCAGCTTTGGATGGTGGTTCAAAGATCTCTTGTTACAGTGCGTCGAGATCCAACCTTGCTTGTCTCTGTGGTGAGGATAATtgagagggaggagaaaattGACAGGCGCATGTTAGACAGGAAAAAACAGACTGGATTCATACCTCCTGGCAGACCaaagaagtggaaagaaaagatgTTCAATATTTTGGAAAGAACTGTGAGCACACGGATTGAAGGCACTCAGGCAGACACCAGAGAATCTGACAAAATGTGGCTTGTGCGGCATCTCGAAATCATCCGTAAATACGTCCTTGATGACCTGCTCGTGGCCAAGACCCTGCTGGATCAATGCTTTCCTCCACATTATGACATTTTCAACAGGTTGCTAAACATGTACCATCAAGCTTTGGCCACCCGAATGCAAGAACTTGCTGCAGAGGATCTGGAAGCAAATGAGATCGTTAGCCTTCTAAGCTGGGTTTTGAATACATACACTAG tGCAGAGATGATGGGAAATTCGGAACTGTCTCCTGAAGTGGATGTAAATTCTCTAGATGCTCTAATTTCACAAAATGTGGTAGACCAGCTTCTCAGCAAGTATATGTCAACACTCACT TCTAACATCATTGGCTGGCTGCGAAAAGCACTGGAGACAGATAAAAAAGACTGGATAAAAGAAACTGAACCAGAAGCAGATCAAGATGGATACTATCAGACTACACTCCCAGCTATTGTTTTTCAG ATGTTTGAGCAGAATCTTCAGGTGGCTGCTCAGATAAATGAAGATTTGAAAACAAAGGTACTCATTCTATGTCTTCAGCAAATGAATTCATTTCTAACCAG GTACAAAGATGAAGCACAATTGTATAAAGAAGATCATCTTAAAAATCGTCAGTATCCTCAGTGCTATGTTCAGTACATGATTGCAGTCATCAACAACTGTCAAACCTTCAA AGAATCTATCATcagtctgaaaagaaaatacttgaaaagTGACATGGAAGACACCTTGTCAATCAGTCACGCAAACATGGATGCAACTTTAGACATCATTGCTAAAGAAGGCTGCTCTAGCCTGCTAGATGAAGTCTTCATGGATTTAGAG CCCCATCTGAATGAGCTGATGACGAAGAAGTGGCTGATGGGGTCTAATGCAGTGGGGACTATCTGTGTCACTGTAGAGGATTATTTCAATGACTTTGCAAGAATTAAAAAGCCTTACAAGAAG aCAATGACTCTGGAGGCCCATCGGCGAGTGGTTGTGGAATACATCAGAGCCATCATGCTGAAACGTATATCTTTCAAGaatgcagaagagagaaaagagggtGCAGAAAGAATGATCAAAGAAGCAGAACAGTTCAGATTTTTGTTTAAGAAGCTTGCAGCT ggctctggagaggaCACTGAAGGACTCTGTGACATCATTGAAGCCATTGCAGAGGTTATCAAGCTGACTGATCCTTCACTGCTCTATCTGGAAGTTTCAACTTTAGTCAGTAAATACCCAGATATCAG GGATGACCATATTGCAGCTTTGCTGACGGTGAGAGGCGATGCCAGCAGAGATATGAAGCAGACTATCATTGAAACTTTGGATCAAGGTCCAAGCCAACCCAATCCAAACTACGTGccaatttttaaagaaattacagtTCCTACTCTCACTGTGCCAAAACTTCTGAAGTAA
- the PDCD6 gene encoding programmed cell death protein 6 isoform X2 — MAAGYQQRPNGGGGAPGALPDPSFLWSVFQRVDKDRSGIICDNELQQALSNGTWTPFNPATVRSILGMFDRENKGGVNFNEFTGVWKYITDWQNVFRTYDRDNSGMIDKNELKQALTGYRLSDQFYDILIRKFDRQGKGQVAFDDFIQCCVVLQRLTDVFRRYDTDQDGWIQVSYEQYLSMVFSIV, encoded by the exons ATGGCGGCGGGGTACCAACAGCGGCCCaacggcggcggcggcgcccccGGCGCCCTGCCCGACCCCTCCTTCCTGTGGAGCGTCTTCCAGAG agtTGATAAAGACAGGAGTGGAATAATATGTGATAATGAACTTCAGCAGGCATTATCCAATG GCACGTGGACTCCATTTAATCCAGCAACAGTCAGGTCAATTCTTG gcATGTTtgacagagaaaacaaaggggGTGTGAACTTCAATGAATTCACAGGAGTCTGGAAATACATCACAGACTGGCAGAATGTCTTTCGAACGTATGACAGAGACAATTCTGGAATGATTGACAAAAATGAACTAAAGCAAGCACTAACAG gTTACCGACTGTCTGATCAGTTCTATGATATCCTTATTCGGAAATTTGACAGACAAGGAAAAGGACAAGTTGCTTTTGATGATTTTATTCAGTGCTGTGTTGTTCTACAG AGGCTGACTGATGTGTTTCGCCGATACGACACTGACCAGGATGGCTGGATTCAGGTGTCCTATGAGCAGTACCTTTCCATGGTCTTCAGCATCGTATGA
- the PDCD6 gene encoding programmed cell death protein 6 isoform X1, which translates to MAAGYQQRPNGGGGAPGALPDPSFLWSVFQRVDKDRSGIICDNELQQALSNGTWTPFNPATVRSILGMFDRENKGGVNFNEFTGVWKYITDWQNVFRTYDRDNSGMIDKNELKQALTGFGYRLSDQFYDILIRKFDRQGKGQVAFDDFIQCCVVLQRLTDVFRRYDTDQDGWIQVSYEQYLSMVFSIV; encoded by the exons ATGGCGGCGGGGTACCAACAGCGGCCCaacggcggcggcggcgcccccGGCGCCCTGCCCGACCCCTCCTTCCTGTGGAGCGTCTTCCAGAG agtTGATAAAGACAGGAGTGGAATAATATGTGATAATGAACTTCAGCAGGCATTATCCAATG GCACGTGGACTCCATTTAATCCAGCAACAGTCAGGTCAATTCTTG gcATGTTtgacagagaaaacaaaggggGTGTGAACTTCAATGAATTCACAGGAGTCTGGAAATACATCACAGACTGGCAGAATGTCTTTCGAACGTATGACAGAGACAATTCTGGAATGATTGACAAAAATGAACTAAAGCAAGCACTAACAGGTTTTG gTTACCGACTGTCTGATCAGTTCTATGATATCCTTATTCGGAAATTTGACAGACAAGGAAAAGGACAAGTTGCTTTTGATGATTTTATTCAGTGCTGTGTTGTTCTACAG AGGCTGACTGATGTGTTTCGCCGATACGACACTGACCAGGATGGCTGGATTCAGGTGTCCTATGAGCAGTACCTTTCCATGGTCTTCAGCATCGTATGA